The nucleotide window TCGTGACATTGAATCATCAAACTAATCCAATATGGCTACACGATCCTATAGAGGTTAGGGTGAACATAGAAAAGGCCAGAGCTAGGGGATGGGTAGATGAAAGAGCCATCGTAGAGTTTTCGAAGTTCGCAGCTTATGTAGCCTGGAAATTCGACAAGTACGTAGACTTCTGGGCCACCTTTGATGAACCTATGGTTACCGCCGAGCTCGGGTACCTAGCACCGTACGTAGGATGGCCCCCAGGAATTCTGAACCCGAAGGCCGCTAAGAGCGTGATAATGCACCAAATAATAGCACATGCCAGGGCATATGACTCGATAAAGAAGTTCTCAGATAAGCCCGTTGGGGTAATATTGAACATAATTCCGGCTTATCCCCTGAACCCAAGGGACAGCAAACATGTAAAGGCCGCCGAAAACTACGATCTATTCCACAACAGGCTCTTCCTGGAAGCTGTGAATAAGGGAAAGCTTGACATTGACATAAATGGAGAGTACGTTAAGGTTCCCCATTTAAAGAGGAACGACTGGATAGGGAACAACTATTACACGAGGGAGGTTGTCAAGTACGTGGAGCCAAAGTACAAGGAGTTACCCTTGGTAACTTTCGTTGGAGTTGAAGGATACGGTTATTCAGCAAATCCGAACAGCATTTCACCGGACAATAATCCAACGAGCGACTTCGGATGGGAAGTTTATCCAAAAGGACTATACGATTCAACGGCCGAGGCCTACGAGTACAGTGAGATGGTCTTCATAACGGAGAACGGGATAGCAGATTCCAAGGATATCCTAAGACCCAGGTACATAGTTGACCACGTTAAAGAGGTTAAAAGGCTCAGGGAAAACGGGATTAACGTTTTAGGATACTTCCACTGGGCCCTCACGGACAATTACGAATGGGCCATGGGGTTTAAAATTAGATTCGGGCTTTATGAGGTCGATCCAATAACGAAGGAAAGGATTCCGAGGAGGAAGAGCGTTGAAACTTACAAAAAGGTTGTCAAGGAGGGGATTGAATGAAGACGATAGCCGTTGATGAGAGCACGTGGAAGAAGATTAAAATGCTTAAGGACAAGCTCGAGGCCAAGTCGTACGATGAGGTTTTGCAGAAACTCATAGAGACCTGGCACTTGGTTGAGCTGGACAAGAAAGTGGATAAAGTTGTGGTCAAGGAGGAGGAAGCCGAAACGCTACTAAGCGTTCTGAACAAGATCAAGAAGAAGGGGGAGAGCTGAGCGATGCCCCTCCCTCCAGACATAACGTTTGACAGCGTAACCCTCTTGAAGATGCACAGCGAAAAGAACAAGAGGCTACTCGAGATAACGCTGGCCAAATTCACCGTTTACCTATCAATGCTAACCGTTCAAAGGTACCTAACTGCTAGAGCTTACCTAAAGAGGAACGTAGAGCTTGAATTTGAAGTTCTAAAAGATATCTACAACATAGTGCCGGTCAGCGAGGAGATAATTTTGAGGGCATCGAAGATAGAGGCCAACTTAATTAGAAAGGGAGTTTTCCTCGACTTAGAGGATATCATAACGGCCGTGACTGCAATTGAAACTGGAAGCTTATTAATAACGGACGAACCAAAGAAATACGAGCCAATTAGAAGATTTGGGCTAGATACGATGCCCCTTGATAAATTTCTTAGGGAAGTAGAGCTAATGGTAGAAAAAGAAATCATATAAGGTCGGCGAATGGAGTTATGTGGTAAAACAGTCCTGGCATTATCCTGAACCCTTCAGCGTATTTAACCCCAGCTTTTTTACCATAAAATAGAGCTACGGTTCTCAGGAAAGGCTCCCAAACCTCCCAAACGTCGTCCGGAAATTGACTCTTGTGAGTTCTTATTGCTTTAAGCTTTAACTCCATGACATCCGTTATGTCAACGAAGTAGTTGGGCTTGTTCGTGTAGTACAAAGCTATAAAGGAGACCTGATGAGGCCCAAGGCCTATTTCAACATCAACGTTTGAGAAGTTTGGAAGTGGAGAGAACGCCACGGCATCCAAAGCTAGGAAACCTGTATTCCTGTGATCTGGGTGGGCTTCATAAGGTAGCCATGGATCGGGTAAGAAGACTCCATCCGGTTTTTCCTTTCTTATTATCCTCACGAGGTCTTTTCTGACTTCCCTTGAATACGGCAACTCCGTGTCCCTATAGTTTAACCAGTATATCTTTTTAACCCCCAGGAGCTTTGAGCTTTCTTCCTCTTCTCTTCTCCTTATTGTAGCCAACTCGTGACCGGTTAAGCTAGAATCCAAAGTTCCCATATATCCATCAGTCATGCAAGCGTATATGACCTCAATTCCCCTTTCCGTCAGCTTCTTAATAGTTCCCCCCATCCCTATAACGCAGTCATCAGGATGTGGTTCTATGCAGAGAACCTTTTCAACGTCCTTGAAGGGATCGTTAAGGTCAAACTCAAGGACTTCCTCAAGCAACTTCTTAAACGCTTCCTCGAAGCTTTCCAAGTTCTCGAACATTTTTATCCCTCCTATGTTTCATGATGATTTTATAATTTAATGCTCTTTAATAATTTTCCTAGGATTTATAACTGAGCAACTGTTAAAGTATCTTTAAGGTGAGGTACTTTAGGTGAAGGAAGTGGTTAGTAGCGTTTACAAGGAAATCCTAGTTAAACTTGGACTCACGGAGGATAGGATAGAAACACTGGAAATGAAGGGCGGCATAATCGAGGATGAATTCGATGGAATAAGGTACGTCAGGTTCAAGGATTCCGCTGGAAAACTGAGGAGGGGAACGGTGGTCATAGATGAGGAATACGTAATCCCTGGGTTCCCTCATATAAAGAGAATCATCAACCTGAGGAGCGGAATAAGGAGGATATTCAAGAGAGGAGAATTCTACGTAGAGGAGAAGGTCGATGGCTATAACGTAAGGGTGGTCATGTACAAGGGAAAGATGCTCGGGATAACGAGGGGGGGATTCATATGCCCCTTTACAACCGAACGAATACCCGACTTTGTTCCCCAGGAATTCTTCAAGGACAACCCAAACTTAATCCTGGTCGGTGAAATGGCTGGACCTGAGAGCCCTTATCTAGTGGAGGGCCCGCCTTACGTTAAAGAGGATATCCAGTTCTTCCTCTTCGACGTTCAGGAAATTAAAACAGGAAGGAGCCTCCCAGTTGAAGAGAGGTTAAAGATAGCTGAGGAGTACGGAATAAACCACGTCGAAGTGTTCGGCAAGTACACTAAGGATGATGTGGACGAGCTATACCAGTTAATAGAGAGGTTGAGTAAGGAAGGAAGAGAAGGAATAATAATGAAAAGCCCAGACATGAAGAAAATTGTGAAGTACGTGACTCCTTATGCTAACATAAACGACATAAAGATTGGGGCAAGGGTGTTCTATGAGTTGCCTCCTGGGTACTTCACGAGCCGAATATCTAGACTAGCCTTCTACCTGGCCGAAAAGAGAATTAAAGGGGAGGAATTCGAGAGAGTTGCAAAGGAACTAGGGAGTGCATTGCTACAACCCTTCGTGGAGAGTATCTTCGATGTCGAGCAGGAAGAGGACATTCACGAGCTCTTCAAGGTTAGGGTGAAGAGGATAGAGACTGCTTATAAGATGGTCACCCACTTCGAGAAGCTCGGCCTTAAGATCGAGATAGTTGACATCGAGGAAATTAAGGACGGATGGAGGATAACATTCAAGAGACTCTATCCAGATGCCACGAATGAAATTAGGGAGTTGATTGGGGGTAAGGCCTTCGTGGATTGAGGTGATTTAGATGGAGGACATAGCTTTAAGACTCGTCAAGGCAGCAATAAGGGCTGCAGATCCATACAAAGCAGTGATTAATTCTGTTAGGGTTGAAGGAAATAAATTACTAGTTAAAGATAAAGAATTTGAGATAAAAGGAAAGGTTTACGTCCTGGCCTTTGGAAAGGCCGCCTGCGACATGGCGAGGGCAATAGAGGAAATTCTAGATGTTGAAGATGGCGTAGCGGTAACTAAGTATGGTTATGGAAAAGAATTAAAAAAGATAAGGGTGATAGAGGCAGGTCACCCGATTCCAGACGAAAACTCAATAAGGGGAGCAATTGAAGGCCTTAAATTGCTGGAGAAAGTTAAGGAAGAGGATATAGTCTTCGTGCTAATCTCTGGCGGGGGTTCAGCACTTTTTGAGCTTCCCGAAGATGGTATCTCCCTAGAAGACCTCAAGCTGACGAACGAGTTGCTTCTCAAGAGCGGAGCCAAGATACATGAGATAAATACGGTGAGAAAGCACATATCAAAAGTCAAGGGTGGGAAATTAGCGAAGAAGATTAAGGGGACTGGAATAGTTCTTATAATCTCAGATGTAGTTGGGGATAACTTAGAGGCAATAGCCTCAGGCCCAACCGTGAAGGACCCAACGACATTCCAAGATGCCAAGAGGATTTTAGAGTTATACGGAATCTGGGATAGAGTTCCTGAAAGCGTTAGGTCTCACATAGAGAAAGGAATAAGGGGCGAAGCCGAAGAAACCTTAAAGGAGGAACTCCCAAACATTCATAACTTCTTGATAGCCAGCAACTCGATCTCCTGCCAAGCTGTCGTGGAAGAGGCAACTAAACTTGGATTTAAGGCTTACGTTATGACGACAACCCTTGAGGGCGAAGCTAAGGACGCTGGACTATTCATAGGTTCCATAGTCCAGGAGATAGCCAAAACTGGCAATCCCTTTGAGCCACCAGTGGTTCTAGTGTTTGGAGGGGAGACAACTGTAACCATAGAGGGAGAGGGAGGCAAAGGAGGGCCCAACCAAGAGTTAGCCTTAAGTGCAACTAGGAAGATAAAGGGATTAAACGCAATTCTAGTTGCATTCGACACCGACGGGACGGATGGCCCAACGGATGCGGCCGGTGGAATAGTCGATGGAGAAACGTACGAGAAGCTTAGAAGAAAGGGAATTGACATTGAGAAGGTTTTAAAAGAGCATAACTCTTACGAGGCCTTAAAGAAGGTTGGAAGCCTTCTCTTTACCGGACCAACGGGAACCAACGTCAACTCGATGATTATAGCTATAATCACATCGAAACAAGGCCGTACTTGAGCAACTTGTTCACTATTTTTCTTCCCTCATTTGTTAAATCAACTATCTTCCTTATCATAACTATCTTAAGGAGCCCCTTGTCTATCATCCTGTCGTATATCTCTTCTATCTCCTTCTCAGTTATCCCCAGGAACTGATGCAACTCTAGGGGATTAATTCCAGAGTAGAGGGCAACTAGTATCTGCTTCTCCATCTCATCTAGGGACTCAAGCTCCTTGAGCTCCTTCTCCATCAACTCCTGGAACTCGGACTTTAGCGTTGGAAAGTCATCTGCTATCTTTATAATGAACTCCATTGCCGAGGGCGTGTACTTGAGTAGGTATCTGAGCACAAACAACTGAACCTTCTTGTCCGGAATGTATAGATAGGAGGTTACGCTCTGGTTTATATGGAAGTGCCTTATCTTCCAAGCCCTAACCTTCTTTCCGTTCATTTCAACTTCCTCAATTTCTATGTCCTCAAGGTCTGAGAATATTGACACGGGCCTCTTATCTTGGGTTATCACTACAACACTTCTCTCAGTTCTTTGAGTTCTCGCCGATTTAACCTTAATAACCCTGAGCCAACCTTCCTCCCACTTAGACTCCATATTTATCGCGCCACCAACGATCCTCGCCAATTGAAGCATGACCGTTTTGCCATTTATTAAAACCTCAAACACCTTGTGAACGAATTCGGCGAACTTCTTCTCATCGTATATTAACAGGTTCTCCTCGATAGTAAATATAACTAAGAGCTCGCCTCTCCCAGGAACGTAGAACTTAAGTCCAAAGTGATCTTTTTCGGGATTTAATTTTAGCTCATCTGGGATTCTAATCCCAATATCGGTTAGAGCCGAAAACGGAAAGCTATCCTCACCTGTAACCTCACCCATCCTCAAGTACTTAACAACTATCCTATCGCTCTCTAATTGAGCCAACGCATCCCTCCAACTAACCTTAGACGTAACCCAGGACGAAGATATGCCTACCTTAACCCTAGCCTCGTATATTGGCATTTACTCTGCCCCCGTCAGAGGGCTTCTAGTTCTTGGAGCCTCTTCTCCAAGTCTTCAACTTTCTTCTTGCACTTCTCAAGCTCCTGAGAGAGCTTTATCTCTAATGGGGTTACAGCTGGATTATCACCTCTCTTCTTTATGAGATCGTCAAGTATCGAGATTGCGCTCTTAATGCTAGATGTTATCCTTATAAGAGCCTCGTCCGGCGATAGTTTTACGCTCCCTTCTTTCCCTTTTCCTTTCTCCCTGACTTCAATTGGCAACTTAGTTCTCGCAACGTGGGTTAGCATCTGATTTAGCCTATCCTTATCTTCTGGGAATGGATATGCAGCTAGCCACAATCTCTTGAACTCGTCCAACTCCGAGAGAACCCTCATGAGGAAAGCGTTGTATTCATCTTCCGATACAAAACCTAGAGCATAGCCCCTAGCAACATCGAGTAGCATTAACAATCTCTCTTTCTTCTTCTTAGCTTCGTTTGCGACATTATGAACCTTTTCGTCAATTATCTGTTTGATTTTCCTGACTATGTCTTCTTCACTAACATCTCTAACTTCTTGCTTAGCGACTTCTTCAGGCTTTGCCTCTGACCCCCGAGTCCCTTTCCTCTTCTTCTCAACAGTCTTAGTTTCAACTTCAAGGCTTCTCGAGATCATCAATGCTTGCATGTTTTTCATTTGCTGGGAAATTACTGAAGATACTATCCATGCAGACACTATTGACCCTATTAGCACGACCACCGCGATTAATATTAACGTCCCAACGTCCATATCTCCTCACCCCCTAAACCAAAAATATTAAATTAAGGGAGATCAAACCTTAAACTTACCCACTATTTGTCTCATCCTGCCCACCATATCCTTAAGCTCCTGAGCAGCTCTCCTAAGCTCTTCAATTGCTGCAGTTTGCTGCTCTATAGCCGAGCTAACTTCTTCGGCACTAGCGGTTGTCTCTTCAGCGCTAGCTGCAAGGTTCTCAAGAGCTCTTAATGCCTTATCAACCTCTTCTTGAGTCCTAACTATCTGCTCCTTAACCGTGGTCATCCTCTCGCTAGTCTCCTGGAGAAGGGTTGCTATATTGGCGAGGTACCCTATAGTATCCCTCAACGTCTCAGATGATTCTCCAATGACGCTTACACCCTCCTTAGTAGCTTCAACTGCTTCCTTGATCTCATCTGTAATCTTGTCGATTATGCTCTTGATATTATCAGCGGCTTGCTTGCTCTCCTCAGCCAATTTTCTAATCTCCTGGGCCACCACGGCAAATCCTCTTCCAGCCTCTCCAGCCCTAGCCGCTTCAATAGCTGCGTTCAATGCTAGTAGGTTAGTTTGTTCAGCTATGCTTGTTATCACGTTTGTGATCTCCTCTATGTTCCTGCTCATCTCTGCGACCTTCGAAACTGTCTCCTCTATTCTGGACATCATGTGCTGAATATCTTCAATTCTCTTGAGGGCCTCGTCACCCTTCTGGCTACCCTCGTTAGCTATTGAAACTACCTCGGTTACAGCACCGGAGAACTCCTCCATGGCCCTAACGCTCTCCTCGCTCGTTTGAGCGACTAGTCTCATACCGTCAGTTATCTCATTAATAGTTTCTTGTTGTCTCTGGGCCTCAATGCTAACCTGCTGAATGGCCTCATTAACCTGGTTTATAGCCTCAGTAACGTCCTTAGAAACCTGAGCCAATGCATTTGCCCTCTTCTCCAAGTCATTTGCCATCTCAACTAGTGAGCCAATTGACTCCCTGAAGGTTTCGGTTACCGACCTTATGTCCTCTATTATATCTCTGAGCTCTCCCCTCACCTCTACGGTAAGACCATTGCTGAGATCTCCCTCGGCAAGCCTCTCAAGCTTCTTACTTATTGCATTCAACGTTCCCACTAAATCCTTAGAAACCGCCTCAAACGCTTGGATCAATGCCCCGATCTCGTCCCTCTCTAAGTACCTTATCTGCTTCAAGTACTCAGATACCTGCTTAAGCCTACCCTCGGCCAATGCTTGGGCAGCGTACTTGAGTTTTTCAAGAGGTGCCAATGTATTGCTAGCGATTTTATAAATCACCACGAGTATGGCAACTATAATGACAAATCCTACTGCGAATCCCTGAATGACTATCATCTTCATTTTGTTAATAGCCGTGTCAGTAGCAGATAATATAGGGCCCGTTATGTCGCTTAGCGGAACTGTAGCAACCACTATCCATCCAGTTGTCTTGAGCCTCTTATAACCTCCAATTTTCTTTATTCCTTGGAAAGTATACAAGACGTAACCTTCGTCTTTTCCTTTCTTGAGCTCATCTGCAAGATCCTTAAGTTCAGGAACCTGGAATATGTTGAGCTTGTTGATGAACTCCTCGTTCGGGTGAACAAGGGTCATTCCATTCTGGTCTATTATCGCTATGTACCCAGTTTTTCCGAGTTTTATCTTCTTGGTTTCGTTGAGCAAGGTACTAACAAAGACATCTAAACCAATGACACCCTTGAACTGGCCATTCACATATACTGGAACCGCATAGGTTATTACCCACTGGCCCGTGGCTGCATCCCTGTAAGGTTCCGTTATTATTGCTCCACCCTTCTCCTTTGCTTGGACGTACCATGGCCTGACCCTTGGGTCATAGCCCTCCGGGAGCTCGTCGGGTGGATACATGTACA belongs to Pyrococcus abyssi GE5 and includes:
- the bgaS gene encoding beta-galactosidase BgaS, with amino-acid sequence MEFYWGVVQSAFQFEMGDPYRRNLDTRSDWWHWVRDPYNIKNELVSGDLPEEGINNYELYEIDHRLAKELGLNAYQLTIEWSRIFPCPTYSVEVEVERDGYGFIKSVKIRKEHLEKLDELANKREVRHYENVLKNLKKLNFTTFVTLNHQTNPIWLHDPIEVRVNIEKARARGWVDERAIVEFSKFAAYVAWKFDKYVDFWATFDEPMVTAELGYLAPYVGWPPGILNPKAAKSVIMHQIIAHARAYDSIKKFSDKPVGVILNIIPAYPLNPRDSKHVKAAENYDLFHNRLFLEAVNKGKLDIDINGEYVKVPHLKRNDWIGNNYYTREVVKYVEPKYKELPLVTFVGVEGYGYSANPNSISPDNNPTSDFGWEVYPKGLYDSTAEAYEYSEMVFITENGIADSKDILRPRYIVDHVKEVKRLRENGINVLGYFHWALTDNYEWAMGFKIRFGLYEVDPITKERIPRRKSVETYKKVVKEGIE
- a CDS encoding type II toxin-antitoxin system VapC family toxin; translated protein: MPLPPDITFDSVTLLKMHSEKNKRLLEITLAKFTVYLSMLTVQRYLTARAYLKRNVELEFEVLKDIYNIVPVSEEIILRASKIEANLIRKGVFLDLEDIITAVTAIETGSLLITDEPKKYEPIRRFGLDTMPLDKFLREVELMVEKEII
- a CDS encoding PIG-L deacetylase family protein, producing the protein MFENLESFEEAFKKLLEEVLEFDLNDPFKDVEKVLCIEPHPDDCVIGMGGTIKKLTERGIEVIYACMTDGYMGTLDSSLTGHELATIRRREEEESSKLLGVKKIYWLNYRDTELPYSREVRKDLVRIIRKEKPDGVFLPDPWLPYEAHPDHRNTGFLALDAVAFSPLPNFSNVDVEIGLGPHQVSFIALYYTNKPNYFVDITDVMELKLKAIRTHKSQFPDDVWEVWEPFLRTVALFYGKKAGVKYAEGFRIMPGLFYHITPFADLI
- a CDS encoding RNA ligase; protein product: MVSSVYKEILVKLGLTEDRIETLEMKGGIIEDEFDGIRYVRFKDSAGKLRRGTVVIDEEYVIPGFPHIKRIINLRSGIRRIFKRGEFYVEEKVDGYNVRVVMYKGKMLGITRGGFICPFTTERIPDFVPQEFFKDNPNLILVGEMAGPESPYLVEGPPYVKEDIQFFLFDVQEIKTGRSLPVEERLKIAEEYGINHVEVFGKYTKDDVDELYQLIERLSKEGREGIIMKSPDMKKIVKYVTPYANINDIKIGARVFYELPPGYFTSRISRLAFYLAEKRIKGEEFERVAKELGSALLQPFVESIFDVEQEEDIHELFKVRVKRIETAYKMVTHFEKLGLKIEIVDIEEIKDGWRITFKRLYPDATNEIRELIGGKAFVD
- a CDS encoding glycerate kinase type-2 family protein, which codes for MEDIALRLVKAAIRAADPYKAVINSVRVEGNKLLVKDKEFEIKGKVYVLAFGKAACDMARAIEEILDVEDGVAVTKYGYGKELKKIRVIEAGHPIPDENSIRGAIEGLKLLEKVKEEDIVFVLISGGGSALFELPEDGISLEDLKLTNELLLKSGAKIHEINTVRKHISKVKGGKLAKKIKGTGIVLIISDVVGDNLEAIASGPTVKDPTTFQDAKRILELYGIWDRVPESVRSHIEKGIRGEAEETLKEELPNIHNFLIASNSISCQAVVEEATKLGFKAYVMTTTLEGEAKDAGLFIGSIVQEIAKTGNPFEPPVVLVFGGETTVTIEGEGGKGGPNQELALSATRKIKGLNAILVAFDTDGTDGPTDAAGGIVDGETYEKLRRKGIDIEKVLKEHNSYEALKKVGSLLFTGPTGTNVNSMIIAIITSKQGRT
- a CDS encoding CheF family chemotaxis protein; translation: MPIYEARVKVGISSSWVTSKVSWRDALAQLESDRIVVKYLRMGEVTGEDSFPFSALTDIGIRIPDELKLNPEKDHFGLKFYVPGRGELLVIFTIEENLLIYDEKKFAEFVHKVFEVLINGKTVMLQLARIVGGAINMESKWEEGWLRVIKVKSARTQRTERSVVVITQDKRPVSIFSDLEDIEIEEVEMNGKKVRAWKIRHFHINQSVTSYLYIPDKKVQLFVLRYLLKYTPSAMEFIIKIADDFPTLKSEFQELMEKELKELESLDEMEKQILVALYSGINPLELHQFLGITEKEIEEIYDRMIDKGLLKIVMIRKIVDLTNEGRKIVNKLLKYGLVSM
- a CDS encoding methyl-accepting chemotaxis protein, which codes for MQFRKKIILMAIMSAVITMAIFGGVTIYSFNKVYGVIKGEIQAPAIEQGGQLAMSAAEVAEKMFDDFFARVADYGTMATEVVKEAYAKGLDSNETAMREFLLSEFKKIKELNKDVSYVYFGDEEGHMYMYPPDELPEGYDPRVRPWYVQAKEKGGAIITEPYRDAATGQWVITYAVPVYVNGQFKGVIGLDVFVSTLLNETKKIKLGKTGYIAIIDQNGMTLVHPNEEFINKLNIFQVPELKDLADELKKGKDEGYVLYTFQGIKKIGGYKRLKTTGWIVVATVPLSDITGPILSATDTAINKMKMIVIQGFAVGFVIIVAILVVIYKIASNTLAPLEKLKYAAQALAEGRLKQVSEYLKQIRYLERDEIGALIQAFEAVSKDLVGTLNAISKKLERLAEGDLSNGLTVEVRGELRDIIEDIRSVTETFRESIGSLVEMANDLEKRANALAQVSKDVTEAINQVNEAIQQVSIEAQRQQETINEITDGMRLVAQTSEESVRAMEEFSGAVTEVVSIANEGSQKGDEALKRIEDIQHMMSRIEETVSKVAEMSRNIEEITNVITSIAEQTNLLALNAAIEAARAGEAGRGFAVVAQEIRKLAEESKQAADNIKSIIDKITDEIKEAVEATKEGVSVIGESSETLRDTIGYLANIATLLQETSERMTTVKEQIVRTQEEVDKALRALENLAASAEETTASAEEVSSAIEQQTAAIEELRRAAQELKDMVGRMRQIVGKFKV